A region of Salvia splendens isolate huo1 chromosome 17, SspV2, whole genome shotgun sequence DNA encodes the following proteins:
- the LOC121774604 gene encoding uncharacterized protein LOC121774604 isoform X2: MMHANQLPESCDVGRPVWISITTLICWNLAEPHLPHRVLRQFGIVQPYIPQLPRFHGTDFAKQDRRGKAGRNWVDWHANYIQEWENRHFLVWTDLEYSDEPVATEEYMDWFRQITVVYLTKPGVHAEQGFHETASSHRFAVETLHNVRHFLSGQDTTEHPALGTISRMIEEGLRISGEAERMDYRPSQRSAMDVDVPVRQKAKRRTKKKTACGESSSQPVHRSDDDFVEPPPPTSAVRGRHSVSHTGGTGDDIGLSDVPTSPPRSSVQDDIFGVDLENAVVQDTPPSRIPRSTSKIGKGIRGLFMRKRRDD, encoded by the exons atgatgcatgccaaccag ttgccggaaagttgtgatgTCGGTCGTCCTGTATGGATATCGATAACAACGCTTATTTGCtggaatctggctgagccacacctgccacaccgagtgttgcgccaatttgggattgtccaaccgtatatcccgcaACTCCCCCGGTTCCACGGTACTGATTTTGCGAAACAGGATCGCCGTGGAAAAGCTGGTCGAAATTGGGTTGATTGGCacgccaattatatacaggagtgggaAAACAGGCACTTTTTGGTGTGGACTGATCTGGAGTACAGTGATGAGCCCGTTGCAACCGAAGAATATATGGATTGGTTTCGGCAGATAACTGTtgtgtatttaaccaaacccggCGTGCATGCTGAACAGGGCTTCCACGAAACGGCATCTTCTCATAGATTCGcg gtggagacacTTCACAACGTGCGCCACTTTCTAAGTGGCCAAGATACGACAGAACATCCGGCTTTGGGAACCATTTCGAGGATGATTGAAGAAGGACTGCGGATATCCGGAGAGGCTGAGCGGATGGACTACCGTCCTTcgcagcgctctgcaatggacgtggacgtacccgtaaggcaaaaggcaaaacgacgaaccaaaaagaaaaccgcctgcggagagtcgtcatctcagCCTGTACACCgctccgatgacgattttgtgGAACCACCTCCACCTACATCTGCAGTTCGAGGccgtcattctgtcagccacaccgGTGGTACCGGCGACGACattggcctcagtgatgtccccacttctccaccgcggtcgtctgtgcaAGATGACATTTTTGGGGTGGATCTAGAGAacgctgttgttcaagatactcctccctcaaggatccctagatctacatccaaaattgggaaggggatacggggtttgtttatgcggaaacggcgaGATGATTAA
- the LOC121774604 gene encoding uncharacterized protein LOC121774604 isoform X1 codes for MMHANQFIWMPYLQRQLPESCDVGRPVWISITTLICWNLAEPHLPHRVLRQFGIVQPYIPQLPRFHGTDFAKQDRRGKAGRNWVDWHANYIQEWENRHFLVWTDLEYSDEPVATEEYMDWFRQITVVYLTKPGVHAEQGFHETASSHRFAVETLHNVRHFLSGQDTTEHPALGTISRMIEEGLRISGEAERMDYRPSQRSAMDVDVPVRQKAKRRTKKKTACGESSSQPVHRSDDDFVEPPPPTSAVRGRHSVSHTGGTGDDIGLSDVPTSPPRSSVQDDIFGVDLENAVVQDTPPSRIPRSTSKIGKGIRGLFMRKRRDD; via the exons atgatgcatgccaaccag tttatttggatgcCTTATCTCCAACGGCagttgccggaaagttgtgatgTCGGTCGTCCTGTATGGATATCGATAACAACGCTTATTTGCtggaatctggctgagccacacctgccacaccgagtgttgcgccaatttgggattgtccaaccgtatatcccgcaACTCCCCCGGTTCCACGGTACTGATTTTGCGAAACAGGATCGCCGTGGAAAAGCTGGTCGAAATTGGGTTGATTGGCacgccaattatatacaggagtgggaAAACAGGCACTTTTTGGTGTGGACTGATCTGGAGTACAGTGATGAGCCCGTTGCAACCGAAGAATATATGGATTGGTTTCGGCAGATAACTGTtgtgtatttaaccaaacccggCGTGCATGCTGAACAGGGCTTCCACGAAACGGCATCTTCTCATAGATTCGcg gtggagacacTTCACAACGTGCGCCACTTTCTAAGTGGCCAAGATACGACAGAACATCCGGCTTTGGGAACCATTTCGAGGATGATTGAAGAAGGACTGCGGATATCCGGAGAGGCTGAGCGGATGGACTACCGTCCTTcgcagcgctctgcaatggacgtggacgtacccgtaaggcaaaaggcaaaacgacgaaccaaaaagaaaaccgcctgcggagagtcgtcatctcagCCTGTACACCgctccgatgacgattttgtgGAACCACCTCCACCTACATCTGCAGTTCGAGGccgtcattctgtcagccacaccgGTGGTACCGGCGACGACattggcctcagtgatgtccccacttctccaccgcggtcgtctgtgcaAGATGACATTTTTGGGGTGGATCTAGAGAacgctgttgttcaagatactcctccctcaaggatccctagatctacatccaaaattgggaaggggatacggggtttgtttatgcggaaacggcgaGATGATTAA